AATCATAAACGCCGCAAAACTTCCCACTAACATGATCGCAAATATTCTCGCAACTGCAAAATCAAAATATTTACACATGAAATATATAAATGTCCCTGAGCCTACCCAAGCAATAAAAATATTATATTCAATTACTGCAGGAATCAGACTCGTTATATAATCCGCGCTTAATTCCCAGAGTTTAAATATTCCCTCGACTGCAAATAAAGGCCATAAAATATTAATCATGTTCAATAATGCACTGACTGAAGCAATTGTGAAAGCAAATGAGAAATACAAAGGCGCGAATAAATTTAATATTATACCCACTAAAGGCACGCCCCCGAATGTATAAGCAACTTGCGGGAATGTTACGAGTGCAGCTACAGGACTTATTAAGAGCCATATAATTTTTTTGTGAGTCGCGGCCATTGCAGAAATTACCAGAGCAGACAAGACGGACAAACGCCAGCCTATATCCCAGAAATAAAGCGGCGAATATAATAGCAATAATACACCTGCAAGACTCACGCTGTTTACTGCACTGACTGGACGGCCAAGAACTGACGCAAGCAAACCAGTTTGAATCATTAAGCCCGCACGTACTGCACTGGGAGCAGCCCCCGTTAAAAATATATACAGCCACATTAAGAATGATAATAATAAAATTTTTTGCCCGAATAATAAGCTCAAGCATAATATAAACATTCCTACGTGAAAGCCTGAGACAGCTAATAAATGACTCGTGCCCCATTTCCTGTGAGATTTATTCAGTGAGTCGCTCCTTTCTCCGAGCCATGCAGCTTTTAAATATTTTCCGGTCAAATCAGGCGCATAAATTC
This genomic stretch from Synergistaceae bacterium harbors:
- a CDS encoding ComEC/Rec2 family competence protein, with the protein product MEVLRRAPMLGILASLVSGLALYDKIGGLAFVLVVPLIYSAIMFLSYENDLPGEWQIFFCGLIIALLCSLRIYAGIFTPEINNKSINNAQGEIISVRTWGRAYIAVIEIVNEGRFITRLQFAEFLPGDRIKFDGSIRPLKHSRNNKDFDESRYWGARGVIGWVKLYDVQELPKKLSLALIRRKISRFLGIYAPDLTGKYLKAAWLGERSDSLNKSHRKWGTSHLLAVSGFHVGMFILCLSLLFGQKILLLSFLMWLYIFLTGAAPSAVRAGLMIQTGLLASVLGRPVSAVNSVSLAGVLLLLYSPLYFWDIGWRLSVLSALVISAMAATHKKIIWLLISPVAALVTFPQVAYTFGGVPLVGIILNLFAPLYFSFAFTIASVSALLNMINILWPLFAVEGIFKLWELSADYITSLIPAVIEYNIFIAWVGSGTFIYFMCKYFDFAVARIFAIMLVGSFAAFMIFL